A section of the Bacteroidetes Order II. bacterium genome encodes:
- a CDS encoding NAD(P)H-hydrate dehydratase: MIPLLSSAAMQRADEATIQQFGIPGFTLMESAGRATAQCIKQQFQPRQVNILCGKGNNGGDGLVIARNLVAQGIRTRVVFVGTPEEATPDVRQNLLLLAEIQQKDPTAPLHFWYYSGPEVLYSLPRPDVWVDALLGTGLHSDVREPHASIIQWLNQQSEPIVSVDVPSGLDATTGYALGVAVKARHTYVIAAYKTGLWLGEGGNFTGGLDLLEIGIPAHLIQEQARSEGGAWLPTEKWVQKMIPVRTNLDHKYRVGYLMTLAGSPEMTGAATLCTWAAERVGAGGVICATSSASQAILARKFTTAMTLALPEAPDGGLDPSGLEVVQKRLEKARAMLVGPGLGRAISTKQFIRYWLTQYPDPMVIDADGLTALAESPNLLQKHAQGKWVLTPHWGEFKKLVGDPQLDEAARFSLVRKYAQEWNCVILLKGFPGLVASPDGRVSINPTGNPAAASAGTGDVLAGCVAGLLAQGLPPFEAAVCGYFLAGKASDRYIKRNAMAGMIASDLLEELPRVLYEIQTSTT; encoded by the coding sequence ATGATCCCCCTTCTCTCCTCTGCGGCCATGCAACGGGCAGACGAGGCCACCATTCAGCAGTTTGGCATTCCCGGTTTTACCCTCATGGAATCTGCTGGACGCGCCACAGCCCAATGTATCAAACAGCAATTCCAACCACGTCAGGTCAATATCCTCTGTGGAAAAGGCAACAATGGTGGCGATGGTTTGGTCATCGCCCGAAATCTGGTAGCACAAGGCATTCGTACAAGGGTGGTATTTGTCGGTACACCTGAAGAAGCCACACCCGACGTCCGCCAAAACCTTCTATTACTTGCCGAGATCCAGCAAAAAGACCCCACTGCCCCCTTACACTTTTGGTATTATTCGGGCCCCGAAGTATTGTATAGTTTGCCTCGGCCAGATGTATGGGTGGATGCCTTACTTGGCACGGGCCTGCATTCGGATGTAAGAGAACCCCATGCATCCATCATTCAGTGGCTCAACCAACAGTCAGAACCTATTGTCTCGGTGGACGTGCCGAGTGGCTTGGATGCTACCACGGGGTACGCGCTCGGAGTTGCCGTAAAGGCACGCCATACCTATGTTATTGCCGCCTATAAAACAGGTTTGTGGCTGGGAGAGGGCGGCAACTTTACAGGAGGTCTGGATCTTTTGGAAATCGGTATTCCAGCACATCTTATACAAGAACAGGCCCGTTCTGAAGGCGGTGCATGGCTTCCTACAGAAAAATGGGTACAGAAAATGATACCTGTGCGCACCAATCTGGATCATAAGTATCGTGTCGGTTATCTGATGACTTTGGCCGGATCACCGGAGATGACCGGAGCGGCTACGTTGTGTACATGGGCTGCGGAACGTGTAGGAGCTGGTGGCGTAATTTGTGCCACGTCTTCGGCCTCACAAGCCATCCTCGCCCGTAAATTTACTACGGCCATGACCCTTGCCCTTCCTGAAGCACCCGACGGTGGGTTGGATCCATCTGGCTTGGAAGTGGTACAAAAACGTTTGGAAAAAGCACGGGCCATGTTGGTTGGGCCAGGATTGGGCCGTGCCATTTCGACCAAACAATTTATTAGATACTGGCTTACACAATATCCGGATCCGATGGTAATAGACGCCGATGGTCTGACAGCGTTGGCCGAAAGTCCGAATCTGCTTCAAAAACATGCACAAGGAAAATGGGTACTTACCCCACATTGGGGAGAGTTCAAGAAATTGGTCGGTGATCCCCAGTTAGACGAGGCGGCTCGTTTCTCGCTCGTTCGGAAGTATGCACAAGAGTGGAACTGTGTCATTTTGCTCAAAGGTTTTCCGGGGCTAGTAGCTTCTCCCGATGGCCGGGTTTCTATCAACCCAACGGGAAATCCGGCTGCTGCATCCGCAGGAACAGGGGATGTATTGGCGGGATGCGTGGCGGGTTTATTGGCACAAGGGCTTCCACCATTCGAGGCGGCTGTTTGTGGTTATTTTTTGGCCGGCAAAGCCTCTGACCGATACATTAAACGGAATGCGATGGCGGGTATGATTGCCTCCGATTTATTGGAAGAATTACCCCGCGTTTTGTATGAAATCCAAACG